ctcctagctataaatgttaggagtatttttgcagcttatcttattataaaataaaaaatgtgttacacaaattaataaaaataatctatataaaaaataaaaaaattattgaacgcaacaaaaccttgttcttccggtaattatgttgtagaaatataaataatgttaaagaataaacatattttatggaaataaaaaggataattttgtcaataacatataactacaaacaactgtttatgaaaagctccaaataggagcttttcgtgaaacgctccagaaGGCTGCAGTTTCCAAAGAAAATGCTAAACACTGCGGTTAtaaaaacctaaccaaacactatatttcctgcggtttggagtgaaacgctaaatgcTCATCCggaaagctgaaacaaacaccctcttagtTAGCAGATTttactagctgatttgattagcggATTGTGTGAAATCGTTtagtaaaacttagctgattacAAATAGCTGTTTATGTAAAATGACATATAAGTatatgataaaacatttattttggATTAAAGAATATTACAGtaaaatctctataaattaatgctcgataaattaataaactctttaaaacctactaaaaaaaataaaaaaaataaactctttaaaataataatttcttctggtcccgacttggctagttcaaaaaatgatcaattttaataaattaataagataataattttctggaacaaccctttaaatacattatattattacctctataaattaataatttctcaaatatatatgtgaaatatatatagatatacgtacttaggataatttagcaaaatatgaatctacagtattttgttttttcttaaaattttaatttagttgaatttcatctctaactattctcagtgcattcaaaagttccgttgtatccttgtcaaattgtaacaaaaaattgtaaagagtggATGATGCTGTAATTGTTTCTTTTCTTGTGAATGATTTCAAAGGTATCGAATCATCTTCAGCTTAatcctcaattgaattttgcataacgctcgacacaatttcttctaaactttgtacttgtgagcattcattgttttcacctggataatccaatatttgattgaAATCCATTGGATTGCGGTAACCAAGCTCACCAATCATTCCCTCAAGTTCATGAATGTCTTCAGTGGTTGCTTCCTCTAAATTCGTTGTGACAGATTCATGAGAAGCCtatttttggtatgatttgaaacaacactccatataaattttttttatagtaattcattaactataatacattgaatatttttaacataaatacaatgaactttCAAGTTCAACtaacttatataatgcacattaattttatttgttcattgattttagacaaaaactttatttaaattagtaatttaaaatttattttaaaatttttttcaaatcactctataaattaataattattaatttatagattaattaataactctctaaattaataaaattccatgttcccaatattattaatttgtagaggttttactgtaggtaggtgtaaaaatatccataaaaagagatggaacaataagctaattgaaaaaactcataagATTAGctatttcaaaattagctttttggatcAAATAAGCTCTTTTAAACCATTCTTCACTAAATATCACcattagaggtttgactagtcaaaacctctaaattGATTCAAACATCTGATTTTACTCCAAAAAGCTCTTACTATGGTCTTCGTCCACTTTAATCCTAATGTTGTGATACTCATCATCATCTCTAACTCATTTTATAATTCTATCAATTCCAACCATCTATAACGTTTTTGAATCCCATCCCAAGGAAATCACATAATAATAAAATCaacaaatcaaaattaaaatgaaagaaaaaaacataCTAAGCTGAGCTAATATGCAGCTTTGGCCTTCAATTGAATTTCAACCTTGTGCATCAAAATACCGAAAAAGAATAATTGAATTTCAACTTTGGCGAATCCTATTTCCTAAAACAGATCgagatttattattttttcatctATTATATAGTTTGTGCAAAATTTGAAAAGTTATCGGTTACAAATCCAGAGTAACTTTAAagtttgttttatttgtttCTATTAGATTCTTATGAGATTTATTGTACgggtttaaattttattttattcgcacacttttttttttgcaagtttaaataaaaaagacagttaaattaattatttgaaattattttatTCGAAAATAGTGTgaatcaatttttatttatttattttcagattTCTCCAAACGTTTAACTCTTCATTAGTTTTTATAATGTATtaaatataagttttttttattcgttacaaaaataaatccaCTAAACGTTTTTTTTCCAACAGTCAGAAAAAAAGAGTTTAAAAACCAATCGAAGTCACACTTTTTTTCCAACATTTTCATCCATGAagtagacaaaaaaaaaaaaaaaaaaaaaaacaccggAGCAGCGAGAAAAAAGATTTGCAGAGAAGAGAAAACAATGGACTCCGGAAACAGTTCAACGACGGAATTTCTGTGTGTAAAGGGATGTGGTTTCTATGGTGCATCAGAGAATCGTAATATGTGCTCAAAGTGCTACCTagattttattaaaaatgacaTGACTGCTAATTCTAGATCGGCTGAAACTCAGAAATCTGAATCAATGGAGAAGGCGATTACTGCTGAGATTGAAGAAAAGAGTGAGAGCATAATCGAAGAAGGCGGTTCGAGTAAGAATAGATGCGAGAATTGCAACAAGAAGGTGGGCTTAACGGGATTCAAGTGCCGATGTGGGAAGCTTCTCTGCGGGATGCACCGTTACCCTCAAGAGCATTCTTGCGATTTTGATTTCAAGGATTCCGACCGGCGAGTTTTGGCTAAACAAAATGTCATTGTCAAGGGGGATAAAATGGATGATAGAATTTGAAAacatttttctttgttttttatttaattaatttttgttcCTTTGATtacttctctttcttttttatatgtcgAAATTCAATTACAATGCTCATCAcgaattcttaaactttttctattttgagattgttctgtaattttaatttgttcaaCAGTagaaaatatcattatattaatGCAAAGTCTCagaattataaagtttagttgAAGGATCTgcaaaaaatactcctaacatgTATCAgaagaaattttatttttaacgtctaaaatgatcaagttgaaaaatattttatcaaactgTTTTTTCAGtcatcttgtcatctacacttcacatacgAGTTATTTATCACTCATTATCAACggatcgaatttataaatattaatatacaattctattattaaattacagaaaatgtgaaatattttttaaaacgaattgatatgcaattactgtagaataaagaacaaaatatccaatattttataataatgttggGAATTAACCTAAttaatttgtcaattttagaggtaaaattattcttggcTGTCTATGTTGTagataaaattacacaattttaaacgttagggataaaattgctcatagctcTAAAagttagggtatttttacaccttagcCCTTAAATACAAAATTTAGATACATGTATGTATGTAATTTATCATGGAATGGAATGATGCACAACTTCTATTTCAGTAACATTTAGGTTATGTTTGTCAAATAGTTGTTAGCgcttagctgatttgactagctgattgtgtaaacgtgtgtttgataaaatttagctgattgttaatagctgtttgtgtaaaatgaaaaataaaaacatggtACATTATTTATTTAAGGTTAAAGGGTAGTCATTAGAGGTAAAAATGTCCATCAAAAAAGATGGAAAAATAaggtaattgaaaaaactcataaaaccaacattttcaaaattagctttttggaccCAATAAGCTCCTTCAAATCTtttttcaccaaacaccactattagaggtttaactagtcaaaacctctaaaatgGCTCAAATCTCTAATCTTACTTTACCAAACTGGGCCTTaatttgatgttttattttaaaatttaaagtatttaaaattcaaattttctatacATAATTGTTTGGAATGAAATCTTTATTTCATAGAGAAATGAAATATTAGTTTAATGGGTTTAATTAGACTCGTGATTCTCCAAGAATTAGAAATATAACACTAATGTcgtaatatttaaatttttaacattaaaatcatttaACTTATTTGATTTCTCCAATAATTTAATAGTTACCGAAAAAACAAGTGAATGATATATAAATCATATTTTTGCACgtggataaataataataataataatatatagttTGATCTTATTAGGTTATCTtgatgtgaaaaataaaaaaggatgTGATGAATGAAATTGACTTGGTTGAGTTTGGTGatatgtattatttttatttttaattcatatataaaaatttgGTTTAGGTATCATCAATGTGTTTTTTTCCCGTACTGCTATTGTTGGAATGTAGATAAaaagataaggtgtaaaaatacctctaacgttgataatcaaaagcaattttaccattaatgtttatataattttatccctaacgttaaGAGCTAATTTACTCGTATCTAATAAATGTGAGTCGTGAATGAATTATTCACTTTTATTGATGAAAAAAGAACAATTACAAAATACTTATATATGTTATCTTGtaatattttaattctattaatcatACTTGGGTTCGTCCTCCACCAGGATGGCTCAAAGTTAACACAGATGGTTCTGCAAACATTAATACAGGAATGAGGGGCACAGGGGGGGTGTTTCGCACTACTCGAGGATTTGCTCGAGGTTGTTTTGCGTTTCGAGTTGATACCCCTTCTGCGCATATTTCCGAATTGAAAGCCGTTATTTTTGCTATTCAGATTGCTTGGGAAAAAGGATGGCACAAATTATGAGTGGAATGCGATTCTGTTTATGTGGTAAATTTGCTTAGGAAGCGCTCTCTAGTTGTTCCATGGGCGTTGCGACAAGATTGGATTACTTGTCTTCAGCATTGTTCTTCTATGGATCTAAATGTTACTCATATTTTTCGCGAAGGAAATAGAACGGCTGATGCATTGGCTAAATTTGGCGTCACAACAGATCATATTGTTTGGTGGAATTTTGCACCAGCTTTTTGCAATAGATTTATTTCTCATGATATGTATTGTTTAGAACAATTTCgtttctcttaatttttcttctgtattttttcctcattttaataaaattcgGGTCTGGGTTTTGTTTGGTTTTGTGAtgatgccaacctagttgggatcttTGCATTCCATTCTTAGCCTGTAACCCAacatttacttaaaaaaaattctattaatcatacattttaagatagtttttagtattttataattgttttatgtttagttttgtgttttaaGAACTAATTGATTGTTCCATGTatttttaggtattatttgggATAAATAGGTAATTATTGAATCATTACTGAAGTTAATAAAGTTTCTCGGTCAGAACTCCCTCTAGTCGATGATCTCGTAGCAGTTGAAGAATAATCCATGAATCTTTAATAAGTCTTTACTGTCATAAATTCCTTAGTAACCACATAAGGAATATTATGACTATTTAATAATGTATTGAAGAGTCTTTTGAATTCTCAAGAGGGAGTTACGTTACTTAATGCTctctttaattgcatttcagttAAGAAGTTGCAAAGAAgaattcaatcctccattaatcttctctttaatggCATTAAAGTTGGACGTTACAAGAAATGCATGAAAGCATGTGCAATtataaatacctacattggGAAGCATGAAGGAGACGTGGAATAGACCTCAACACAGAGCTGGAACATATCTCAAAACACATATGTTAATTTGCTATTATAGTTTTAGAATCTTCTTTTAGTTCCATTTTCTCTTTCTCAAACTCTTAATTCAACATTTGTAAATAGTTCTAGTTGTTAACTTACTTTTTCATATTCTctcttcatcttttttttctctttactttaactatttttattaataaaattaattatattttcaaGTTTGTTTTCTATTAACTTTCTTATTTTCCTGAGCGTTGATTAGCAATAACTAAAACAATTTTTTTGAAGTGATAGAACGGAACTTTCTTATTTTCCTTCCATCTACCATGAACTAGctcctccatagctagagctatagcggatcctaatcgaagtagatgatttacttgcaatccaatttcaagttcataatttattaattagagaACTAAAGTATGAAGGTTAATTTCTAGTTAGATATTTGGCcaatatttagctaaattacaattaatgattttggttGATTGGcactaagataattaatggaattacatagtttagacctgtgtctatgcggtgcggtttttcagggtttagtttcacgacataactttggggttatttcagagaacttaatgctttcaCTATACATTTATTCTTGGCTGGACCAAAGCTAGAGTAATTGTATATGAAATAGGATTAATCTTGACTGGACCAAAGCTAGGTTAATTACTTTAGAAAATAATCACCGtctctagattaaaacttaagaacttGAATAGGATTGTTGAGAGGATTATATATTAGGTTAGGTGAAGCCTTGCGCTAGCACCTTTATCATAAGAGTTATaaatattgtttttcttttctttaattaattgagtgcaaatattttagtttttagtttagtaaACATCAAGTCCAAAATTGGTTACTTAAATAATGAAATTCACAAAAATCAAATAGCTATAAATACAATACTCGTGGGAACGATATTCTACTTattatttattacttgataacgataggGTGCACTTGCCCTTAGTTTTGTACGATACACATTTCATCCATCAATATACTAGTCTGTTACACATAGCACGATTCTAACTAACTATAGTGATGACCTGACATTCATTCAGTCCCCTCTCAAGATGAAGACGGTGTTAAACGAAGGTTAAAGTTGTAGACATTTGACCACCAATTAATGATTTAGTTAATAGATTGACTTAATTGACTATTTGTTGATATATATGGAGCGCAAATAAACCTTGTAATTAGATGTTCTCGAACTATGTAGTAATCAATATCACATGTTTTATTCGTTCATGAAAGAAGACACTTGCTGCTATATGTATAGCATCATGGTTGTCACAATGTAAAGGTATACGGGCAGTGGCGGAGCCAAGACCTAAACATCGGAGGCTAGACTgtgtataaaaaatttaaatgttaCTTCAAcgtatttataaaaataaaataaacaatataAAATGCAAAATATATCATAAAATGATAGTAAAAAGTATTTGTGTAcctaaattagaaatccctACATTAGAAATCCTTAAATTAAACtctaaattaattagaattacTAAATTAGAATATCTAAGCAAACAACATATTAGAATTCCTTAAATAAAATTCTAAATTAGAAATCCCctaaaaaaaccctaatttaaAAATACGTAATTTAGTTtagaaattataaaacaaatcatagaaataaaataaataatgaaaatgaaaaacttACTTGAGAgtgga
The DNA window shown above is from Euphorbia lathyris chromosome 1, ddEupLath1.1, whole genome shotgun sequence and carries:
- the LOC136225785 gene encoding zinc finger A20 and AN1 domain-containing stress-associated protein 1-like; amino-acid sequence: MDSGNSSTTEFLCVKGCGFYGASENRNMCSKCYLDFIKNDMTANSRSAETQKSESMEKAITAEIEEKSESIIEEGGSSKNRCENCNKKVGLTGFKCRCGKLLCGMHRYPQEHSCDFDFKDSDRRVLAKQNVIVKGDKMDDRI